A section of the Spirochaetaceae bacterium genome encodes:
- a CDS encoding regulatory protein RecX, translating into MAVLTREGSSARTFYVARELLAEAALRPGDRVAEAALADLQRRSEAVLARRRALALLARAMHSRRALARKLTQGGFGSAAVEQALGRLDELGYLDDAGYARLWVRSRVARGADGRGKVLAGLLQHGISRRHAADALDAEYPPDLEAELCRKLAQRLLDRHARDRRAGERVARQLAGRGFSARLVVDALSEAAPGGGDYAEME; encoded by the coding sequence ATGGCGGTGCTGACCCGCGAGGGCAGTTCTGCGCGTACCTTTTACGTGGCGCGTGAACTGCTCGCGGAAGCCGCGCTTCGGCCCGGCGACCGTGTTGCGGAAGCTGCCCTGGCGGACCTGCAGCGCCGGTCGGAGGCGGTGCTGGCGCGACGGCGGGCGCTGGCGCTGCTGGCGCGGGCGATGCACAGCCGCCGGGCCCTGGCGCGCAAGCTGACGCAGGGCGGGTTCGGCAGCGCGGCGGTGGAACAGGCCCTGGGGCGGCTGGATGAGCTCGGCTACCTCGACGACGCGGGTTACGCTCGGCTGTGGGTAAGAAGCCGGGTGGCGCGCGGCGCCGACGGCCGCGGCAAGGTGCTCGCCGGCCTTCTGCAGCACGGCATCTCCCGGCGCCACGCGGCCGACGCGCTGGACGCCGAGTATCCCCCGGATCTGGAAGCGGAACTGTGCCGCAAGCTGGCGCAGCGCCTGCTGGATCGCCACGCGCGCGATCGCCGCGCCGGCGAGCGCGTCGCCCGCCAGCTCGCCGGGCGCGGGTTTTCCGCCCGCTTGGTGGTGGATGCGCTGTCGGAGGCAGCGCCAGGCGGCGGCGACTACGCCGAAATGGAGTAG
- the rpsI gene encoding 30S ribosomal protein S9 — MASNLAIGTGRRKTAIARVYLRNGNGNIDVNGRSLSDYFHAADLEREVVEPLDVTDNLTNYDVLIRVVGGGTHGQAGACRHGLARALVGHDEANRRALRANGMLTRDRRMVERKKYGQPKARRRFQFSKR; from the coding sequence GTGGCAAGCAACCTGGCGATTGGAACCGGACGCCGCAAGACCGCGATCGCGCGGGTCTACCTGCGCAATGGCAACGGCAACATCGACGTGAACGGGAGGTCGCTGAGCGACTACTTCCACGCCGCCGACCTGGAGCGGGAAGTGGTCGAGCCACTCGACGTGACCGACAACCTCACCAACTACGACGTGCTGATCCGCGTGGTCGGCGGCGGCACCCACGGCCAGGCCGGCGCCTGCCGGCACGGGCTGGCGCGCGCCCTGGTCGGCCACGACGAAGCCAACCGCCGCGCCCTGCGCGCGAACGGCATGCTGACCCGCGACCGGCGCATGGTCGAACGCAAGAAATACGGGCAGCCCAAGGCACGCCGCCGGTTCCAGTTCTCCAAGCGTTAG
- the rplM gene encoding 50S ribosomal protein L13, with protein sequence MESSDTQFLNPRDIARKWYVIDASGHPLGRVATRVATLLRGKHRPYYTPHQEVGDHVIVINAKHAVVTGRKMDQKQYYRHSGYPGGLKVENYRKVIARKPVFPMQEAVRGMLPKGRLGRKLLRNVKIYADGAHPHAAQKPEELAL encoded by the coding sequence ATGGAATCCTCAGATACCCAGTTTCTCAATCCGCGCGACATTGCGCGCAAGTGGTACGTCATTGATGCCAGCGGCCACCCCCTCGGGCGGGTGGCAACCCGGGTCGCCACCCTGTTGCGCGGCAAGCATCGGCCCTACTACACCCCGCACCAGGAGGTGGGCGACCACGTCATTGTGATCAACGCGAAGCACGCGGTGGTCACTGGCAGAAAGATGGACCAGAAGCAGTACTACCGCCACTCCGGCTACCCGGGCGGGCTCAAGGTGGAGAACTACCGCAAGGTGATCGCGCGCAAGCCGGTATTTCCGATGCAGGAGGCGGTGCGCGGGATGCTCCCGAAAGGCCGTCTCGGACGCAAGCTGCTTCGCAACGTCAAGATCTACGCGGATGGCGCGCACCCACACGCGGCCCAGAAGCCGGAGGAACTCGCGCTGTGA